The Arachis ipaensis cultivar K30076 chromosome B03, Araip1.1, whole genome shotgun sequence region TTCTTTCATACACATGTCTATGCCATTGTATTTTTAATAAAGTATACctattgaatttatttatttattggcaCGGCATACCAGTCCTGTCTATGCCATTTGCATTTTATTAAAGTATATAAAATTTatctatttaattaatttatttattgataCTGAATACTAGACCCGATGGTTCACAATGTTTGGTTTGAAATCTGATCATGTCCCATCAAAGTATGAATTAGATGTTATGATATTCTGATATTTGCAATGAGAAGTCGAAAATGTATACACATGGTGAGCATCTTTTTTGAGGTTGTTTGATTTACAATGTGGACAAGGAagctttttatttataaatttcaaTCCTCCTTTTGAGTTGAACTTCAAAGGTGTTTAGCAATTCTTTAATTCAGTCAATAGAAATTGCTACAGGCACTGCCATATACACATATTGAACGACCAAGTTCATGTTCCCTCAAATTTAGAAGGTTTTTCAGTGAACGTTAAATCTAATATATTGATCCTGCAGGATTAAAAGGTTGCAATGGTGGAAAAGACTGTTTGGGTGCTGAAGGAGTTCTACGTGTGAGTTTGGGTTGCTTTGTATCCTTCGGTTATATGCATGAAACATTGTTGCTGAAGGATTAAGCAAAGCATGATAATCAGTAGTATATATTCTTTTATgctcgagagagagagagaggggtacATGATTGCTCTTTAATGAAAGTCTACATTACATCATAGCTGAGTCATCACTTACCCGAATATTTAAGCTGAACCTTAACCTGAGATcagatattttacataatcatgtTTTTGTCAACTGCTGGCACTTCTAAACTGAACGTAACTAGAGATACATGGCACTCTGGATGGTGGTCTGTCAAGATTGTTCTCTGGATCGCCATGACTGTCATCCCATTTTTACTCCCTTCTGAATTTATTCAGATTTACGGTTAGTAAACTTTTTCTTTCAACAAGCCTTATAGTATTAATAATCCTTTCTGGTAGTATATGCTGCTAGTATAACCTTGTCATTATGTCTgacataattatttttccgcAGGGGAGGTTGCCCATTTCGGTGCCGGGTATAGTCTTCAGATATTTTAAATGATTTTTACATGTCATTTCTTTTCAGAAACTAAACTCTGATATTTTAAAATGTTTTCTATATCTTCTTCAGGGTTTTTctcctaattcaattagtaagcaTAATCCGGTTCATTACATGGCTCAATGAATGCTGTGAATCTGAAAAGTACGCAGCAAGATGGTAAGATCTCCTCAGTATATAAAAGAACTAATTGGAACTAACAATTTGTTTGAGATATTTATAGCTAtgtaaatttttataattgatTTGTTTCATATAAAGTTTTGTTAAGCTTTGATATGATGCGAAGATGATGAATTTATTATATAATTGATATCAGGAATAATATTTTTATCATATATTTTGTAAATATGCATTGATCAATTTCCTTGCAGCCAAATCCATGTGATGTTCTTTGCAACGACCGCATATGTTATATGTTTGGTGGGAATCATTTTGATGTACATTTGGTATGCACCGAAGCCATCTTGTCTccttaatatttttttcattacATGGTCACTGGTACTTCTCCAGCTCATGACAAGCGTGTCTCTGCACCCAAAAGTAAGTTATATCTTTTGCCATGTCTTTGCTTGCTCAGTTCACCTTACAAAGTATTGTGATGTGGAATTTTATCtgctgttattattattattattattattattattattattattattattgacttGATGTGGAATTTCTACAATAGGTGAATGCCGGCATTCTAACTCCTGGGCTGATGGGGCTTTATGTTGTCTTCCTTTGCTGGTGTGCTATTAGAAGGCAGGGCTACCAATCTTTGCCTCCATTCTGGACTTGCATTGATATTATTGTCCAACGATTGTTTAGCACTTGCATTGATATTATTGTCCAACGATTGTTTAGCACTTTATTGTATATATTATCTCCCATATGAAGTATATCTCCCATATGAAGTATGGGTGTAAAACAAACTGAAGAGACAGGCGTCTGTGTCTTGTTTTGATTTctgttcatttattgctttctgcAACTCTTTGCTTCTGGCTTTTCATTTCTAGTGAATCTGAGCTTTGGTATATATTTTGTATGCAGTGAACCAACTGGGGAAAACTGCATCAGGAAGTCGGACTCTGCCACCAA contains the following coding sequences:
- the LOC107630313 gene encoding probable serine incorporator isoform X1, with amino-acid sequence METGQSNNGNERCIISKGSSWFSQFRNASNPWMARYVYALFFLVANLLAWAARDYGRGALTEMERLKGCNGGKDCLGAEGVLRVSLGCFIFYIIMFLSTAGTSKLNVTRDTWHSGWWSVKIVLWIAMTVIPFLLPSEFIQIYGEVAHFGAGVFLLIQLVSIIRFITWLNECCESEKYAARCQIHVMFFATTAYVICLVGIILMYIWYAPKPSCLLNIFFITWSLVLLQLMTSVSLHPKVNAGILTPGLMGLYVVFLCWCAIRSEPTGENCIRKSDSATKTDWLSIISFVVAILAIVIATFSTGIDSKCFQFRKDDTPAEDDVPYGYGFFHFVFATGAMYFAMLLIGWNSHHSMRKWTIDVGWTSTWVRIINEWLAVCVYLWILVAPILWKNRHAGST